The genome window GTTGCTCTGGGGCTACCTGTGGACACAGACCCAGTACTACGTGGGTGCCCAGGACGGCCGGGTGGCCATCTACAACGGCGTCTCCCAGCGGCTGGGGCCGATCCAGCTGTCCCACCTCGACAGTGAGACGGACGTGGCGCTGGAGGATCTGCCGGCATATTCACGTCAACGCGTCGAATCGGGCCTGCCGGCCCGCGACCTCGAGCACGCCCAGCAGATCGTCGCCGATCTGGAGAACTCCGTGACTCCGGATCCACCGGCCACGCCGAGCCCGTCCCCGTCCGAGACGCCGAGCGATTCGCCGTCGGGGACTTCCTCGGGCAGTCCGACCTCCACGCCCCCGTCCACCCCTCCAGGAGGTGATCGCTGATGTCCCAGATCTCTTCCACCCCCCGTCCACGGCGCAACACCGAACTGGTGCTGTTGATCCTGGGCCTGTGCATCGGCACCGGAGCCAGCCTGCTCGCCGGCCTCGGCATGGACCGCGAGATCACCTCCGAATACTGGGTGCAGGCGGCCGTGCTGGCCATCATGGCCCTCGTCTTCCACCTGGTACTGCGGCTGCGCGCACGGTACGCGGATCCGTACATCCTGCCGATCGTGGTCACCCTCAACGGCCTCGGGATCGCCATGATCCACCGCATCGACGTGGCCGAGGGGGACGACGCCGCCTCCCGCCAGCTGATGTGGACCGTGGTGGCGATGGGCGTGGCGATAGCCCTGCTCTGGCTGCTCAAGGATCACCGGGTCCTGCGGCGCTGGCCCTACCTGTTCCTCGCCGCCTCCGGCATCTTGCTGCTGCTGCCGCTGATTCCGGGACTGGGCATGGAGATCAACGGCGCCCGGATCTGGATCAACCTCGGCGTGGGCTCCTTCCAGCCGGGAGAGATCGCCAAGATCACCCTGGCCATCTTCTTCGCGGGCTATCTCTCCGCCAACCGTGACCTCATCCTGCTGGCCGGCAAGAAGATCGGCCCCGTGACCTTCCCCCGCTTCCGGGACATGGGCCCGCTGGTGATCGCGTGGCTGATCTCCATGGGCGTGCTCGTGTTCCAGCGGGACCTCGGCTCCGCCATCCTGTTCTTCGGGCTGTTCATGGCCATGATCTACCTGGCCACCTCCCGGGTGTCCTGGATCATCCTCGGCCTGGTCCTGGTGGCCGTGGGCGGGCTGCTCGCCGTGAACACGATCTCCCACGTGGGGCTGCGCGTGGACGCCTGGCTCCATGCCTTCGACCCGGAGGTCTACAACCGCGGTGCCGGCAGTTACCAGATCGTGCAGGGCCTGTTCGGTCTCGCCTCCGGCGGACTCCTCGGCACCGGACTGGGCGGGGGCCGGCCAGACATCGTGGCCTACGCCAACTCGGACATGATCATCGCCTCGTTCGGCGAGGAGCTGGGCTTCATCGGCCTGTCCGCGATCCTCATGCTCTTCGTGCTGCTGGTGACCCGCATGCTCCGCGCCGCCTTGGGAACCCGTGACGCCTTCGGCAAACTCCTGGCCGCCGGGCTGGCCTTCACCATGGCCCTGCAGTGCTTCGTGGTCATCGGCGGAGTCACCATGGTGATCCCGCTGACCGGCCTCACCACTCCGTTCATGGCGGCCGGTGGCTCCTCACTGCTGGCCAACTGGATCGTGGTGGCGCTCGTGCTGATGGTGTCCCAGTCCGCGCGCAAGCCGGTAGCCGTCGGTCCCATGGTCAACGCGTCCGGCTCCGGATCAGGGCACCAGGACCGCACGTCCGGAGTTCCGGTCGAGACGCCGGCAGGAGGAGTCACCGCATGAACCAGGCCATCCGCAATTCCTGGGTCGTCATCGTCGCCATGTTCATGGTGCTCGTGGTGGCCATCTCGATCATCCAGGTCATCGCCGCCGATGCCCTGAAGAACAACGACTTCAACTCGCGGCAGCTCTACCAGGAGTTCGGCTCCGCCCGCGGACCGATCCTCGTGGACGGCAACCCGATCGCCGAATCCGTGGAGTCCAACGACGACTTCAACTACCAGCGCGTCTACCACGACACCGAGCTGTACTCGGGGCTGACCGGTTTCTATTCGCTGACCTACGGAGCCACCGGCCTCGAGGACAAGCTCAACCGCTACCTGGCCGGCTCAACTGACGGCCAGTTCGTGGATCGCATCGTCGAACTGTTCTCCGGCACCCAGATGGAGGGCGCCCAGGTGGAGCTGACGATCGACCCCGAGATGCAGGAACTGGCCTACTCGGTGATGCCGGACGGGGTGGAGGCCTCCGTGGTCATCACGGATCCGGAGAGCGGGGATATCTTGGCCATGGCCTCCAAGCCCAGCTATGACACGAACCTGCTCGCCACACACAACGGGGCCGAGGCCTCGGCGAACATGGAGGAGCTGCAGTCCGTGCCGGGCTTGAGCCCTTACCTCAACCGGCCCACCGCCTCCCTGCCGGCCCCGGGTTCCACGTTCAAGCTCATCGACACGGTGGCCATGCTCGAGTCCGGCGAGTACCAACCGGATCAGGTCCTCGACGTCCCGAATTCCATCACCCTGCCGAACACGAACACGCCCCTGGGCAACTTCGGCGGTGGCCTGTGCGGCAGGATGGACGAGGCCACCCTCGCCGAGATCTTCGCCCAGTCCTGCAACACGCCCTTCGCCCTCGCGGCCATGGAGCTGGGCCAGGACCGGATCCGCACTACGGCGGAGAACTTCGGGTTCAACGAGTCCTTCGACATCCCCCTGACGGTCGCCGCCTCGCAGTTCCCCGAGGACCTGGATGACGCAGCCCTGGCCCAGTCCTCGATCGGCCAGCGGGACGTCAAGGCCACCGCCCTCCAGATGAACATGGTGGCCGCCGCCATCGCCAACGACGGGACGATGATGAAACCGCAGCTGATCGACACGATCCGAGGGTCGGATCTGACGCTGCTGGAGGACGTGCAGCCGGAGGTCTTCAAGCGCTCCACCACCCCGGAGATCGCTGAACAGATGACGGAGCTGATGCGCGGTCCGCTCGACGGCGGTACGGCCTACCGGGCCCAGTCAGACCGCGTGGACATCGCCGCCAAGACCGGCACTGCCCAGTTGGGGGCGGACAATGACCTGGTCAATTCCTGGATCACCGGGTTTGCCCCGGCCGATGATCCACAGGTGGCCGTCACGATCGTGTACCAGAACATCGACTTCGACACCGGCAGTGAGCTGACGTCGACCAACCTGAAGGAAATCATGGAGGCGGTGGTCACACAGTGAGGCCGACATCGGGTATCACGCTGGGCGGCAGGTATCAGCTCACCGAGCGCATCGCCATCGGCGGCATGGGCGAGGTCTGGAAGGCCAAGGACAAGATCCTGGGCCGGCTGACGGCGGTGAAGATCCTCAAGGAGGAGTACACCGGTGACGCGAACTTCCTGCGCCGCTTCCGGGCGGAGGCCCAGCACACGGCGTTATTGAACCATCCCGGCGTCGCGAACGTCTTCGACTACGGCGAGGAGGACGGCTCCGGCTACCTTGTCATGGAGTTGGTCCCCGGACCGCCACTCTCGGCGATCCTGGACAAGGAGAAGGTCCTCTCCCCGGACCGGACCCTGAACATCATCGCGCAGACCGCCCGTGCCCTGTCCGCCGCCCACGCCCAGGGCCTGGTGCACCGCGACGTGAAGCCCGGGAACCTGCTGATCACTCCGCACGGCCGCGTCAAGGTCACCGACTTCGGGATCGCCCGGATCGCTGACCAGGTGCCATTGACCGCCACCGGCCAGGTCATGGGCACCGCCCAGTATCTGGCCCCGGAACAGGCCACGGGACAGCAGGCCACCGGCTCCTCGGACATCTACTCCCTCGGTGTCATCGGCTACGAGAGCCTCGTGGGACACCGTCCCTTCTCCGGCGAGTCCCAGATCGCGATCGCGCTGGCCCAGGTCAACGACCCGCCACCGCCCCTGCCGGACACCATCCCGGAACCGGTGCGGGCCCTGATCATGTCCATGCTGGCCAAGGAGGCCGACGAGCGTCCGGCCAACGCCACCGCCCTGGCCGAGGCTGCGGAGTCCCTGCGTCAACAGGACACGGCGTCCGCTGCCGCCGCCGTGCCCGGGATGATTCCGTTCCTGACGGGAGGAGCCGCAGCTGCGGCCGTTGCCGCCCAGGGCGCCCAGACCCAAGCGCTCACACAGGCCGTCGACTACTCGGGCATGTCAGACACCCATGCCACCGAGGTCATCAGTGGTGCTTCCGGTTCGGAGGGCACGGGCACCTCCGCACTGCCCGTGGCCGCCAGCGTCGGTGCCGGTAGCGGCGCTGGCGCAGCCGGTGCCATCTCCGCCACGGAGGACCCGGATGCCTACCGCGCCGGAGACTCCTCGGACCCGGACGCCGAGGGCTACAACGAGCAGCTCGACCGCACCGCCGGACGGAAGAAGCGCAGCCCGTGGACCTGGCCGATGATCGGGTTGATCGCGCTGATCGTCTTCGTCGTCCTCGGCATCTGGCTCGGACCCCAGTTGACCGGCGGCGGTGGCGAGGAATCCTCCTCGGCGCCGGTGACCTCCGCCAGCTCGTCGGTCGCCGACTCGGAGACGCAGTCGCCCTCACCGAGCACGTCCGAACCGACCACCGAGTCGCCGACGCCCACCGAGACCGGACCCGAGACCGTGTCGATCCAGGCCGCGTCGTATCAAGGCCGGGACTTCGAGACGGTCGCGAGTGAGCTACGCGCCCTGGGCATGGAGGTAGAGGGCGCCGAGATCCGTAACGACGCCCCCTCCGGTACGGTCATCAATCTCTCGCCGAGCAACACGGACGTCGAGGTCGGCTCGCTGATCATCGTCACCTACTCCGCCGGCCCGCAGCCGACGATGTCGGCCCCATCCACTCCCGAGGAACCCTCGACACCCCCGGAGTCGTCGCCGACCGAGGAATCGGAGACCTCGACGCCCCCGCCGACGACGGGAACGGCGACCACGGCCCCGCAGAGTGCGCCGAGCTCGACGCTCGATTCGACCGCTACCCCCACGGACACGGACGAGGACCCCGCCACCTAGACCGCCCGGACACCCCGCCGGCTAGCATCATCAGTGAGAACAGGACGAACGACAGTGCCACATCAACGCATCCTCAACGGCCGTTACGAGGTCGGTGACCTCATCGGCCGGGGTGGCATGGCCGATGTGTTCCAGGGTCGGGACCAGAAACTCGGTCGCAAGATCGCCATCAAGCTGATGCGCCCGGATTTGGCCCGCGATCCGCAGTTCCAGTCCCGGTTCCGCCGGGAGGCCCAGTCTTCCGCTGCGCTGAACCACCCGAACATCGTCTCGGTGTTCGACACGGGCGAGGAACGGTTCGAGGACGGCGCCTACCAGGGCGTCGCCTGTCCCTTCATGGTCATGGAGTTCGTGGATGGTCGCACGCTACGCGACCTGCTGCGCCATGACGAGATCACCGTGGACCAGGCCATCGAATGGACCTCCGGGGTGCTGGCCGCCCTGAACTACAGCCACGAGGAAGGCATCGTCCACCGGGACATCAAGCCGGCCAACATCATGGTCACCAAGTCCGGGGCCGTGAAGGTCATGGACTTCGGCATCGCCCGCGCACTGTCCGATTCGGCCGCCACGATGACGCAGACCCAGGCCGTGGTCGGAACCGCCCAGTACCTGTCACCGGAACAGGCCCGGGGTGAGTCCGTGGATTCGCGGTCGGACCTGTACTCGGCCGGCTGCCTGCTGTTCGAGCTGCTGACCGGGCGCCCGCCGTTCGTGGGGGATTCCGCCGTGGCCGTGGCCTACCAGCATGTCAGGGAGGAGCCTCCGGTTCCCTCCACGCTCAACCCGACCGTCTCGCCCGCCCTGGACGCCGTGGTCTCCCGCGCGCTCTCGAAGGACCGAGAGGACCGGTTCCAGTCTGGCCTGGAATTCCGTGCCAGCTTGTACCGGGCAGCTGAGCAGCCCGACGCCGGCCCTGCGCAGCACTCGTCCCCCTCGGCTGCCGCTGGGGACCGATCCGGTGGCATTGCCGGTGCCGCCGCCGTCGGGATGTATCCGGACGGCGCCACGGAGGCCATGACGGCCGTCTCTCCCCGGCCGGAGGGAGAGACCAGGGCGATGGCCGCCGTCGGGAATGATTCCGGTAGCGAGCCCAGGACCGAGAGGTACACGGGCCTCGCGGATGACCTGCATTCCGGCCGTCACGACGGGGAACTCTCTGCCCCCACCGCGGCCACGCCTCCCGCACCCCCGGAGGATACGGGCCACCCGCTGGACCTCGGCGAGGAGCCGCGCCCGGGTACACCGAAGAAGAAGCGCAAAGCGCACCGCGTCTGGGTGCCCATCCTCGTGGTCATCCTGGCCCTGGCCGCCGTGGCAGGTGGGTGGTTCCTGATGGAGGAACTGAACCGGCGCAATGTGGAGGCCAATCAGGTGACCGTTCCTGCCGTGGCCGAGATGACCCAGATCGAGGCCCAGAACACGCTGACCTCCGCGGAACTGCGGCCCATCCTGGAAGAGGTGCACGATGATGAGGTCCAGCGGGATCTGGCCGTCGGCACTGAACCCGACAGCGGAACCGTCGTCCAGAAGAACCAGGAGATCACCCTCTTCATCTCCATCGGCCCCGAACAGGTGGAGATCCCCGCGGACCTGGCCGGGCAGTCGGAGGCCACGGCGCGGGACACCCTGGAGGGTCTGGGCCTGTCCATCTCCTCGGTCCGCTATGTCCCCTCGGCCGACGTCCCGCGGGACCGGCTGGTCGGCACCTCCCCGGAGCTCGGAGCCACCGTGAAGTCAGGCTCTACTGTGGAGCTGCAGATGTCCTCCGGCAACGTCGTGGTCCCCAACCTCGTCGGCCTGACCCAGGAGGAGGCCCAAGCCGCCCTCCAGGAGTTGGGCCTGCAGATGACCGTCTCCGAGGTGGAACGCGAAGCGCCGGTGGAACCGGGCACTGTGGTCAGTCAGGAACAGCCCGAGGGAACCGAGGTGCCCCAGGACTCGTCCGTCACGGTCGAGGTGGCGAAGGTCCCCGAGGAGCCGACTGCCTCTCCGTCTCCGTCGAGTGAGTCGCCCAGCGGGTCCCCGAGTCCGAGCGACTCCGCATCCGGCTCACCCAGCGAGTCGCCCAGCCCGTCGGATTCATCTGCCGAGGCGTCCGGTCCCCAGCCCACTGGCCCGGGGAACAATCGGGGCAGCGGGCAGAGCGGCTGAGCCACAAGTTCGCCGGATGCAGCAGCGGTTGGAGTGTCAGTTCATCACCGGTGAGAGCGTATCGGCCCGGGCGGCCGCACCCGTCATGCCAAGGTACTCGAGCCAGTTGCCCAGCATCCGGTAGCCGCCCTCGGTCAACACGGACTCCGGGTGGAACTGCACGCCCCACAGCGGAGCACTGCGGTGGGCCACGCCCATGACGATCCCTCCGTCCGTCTCCGCGGTGATCTCCAGTTCCTCGGGGACGGTGGCGCGCACGGCCGCGAGGGAATGGTAGCGGGTGGCGACGAACGGGTCAGGGACTCCGGCGAACATCGGATGCCCCCCGTGGAGGACCCGCGAGGTCTTGCCGTGCATGAGTTCCTCGGCGTGCGTCACGGTGGCCCCGTGGGCTTCGGAGATCGCCTGATGTCCCAGACAGACCCCGTAGAGAGGCTTGCCGTGCTCGGCGGCCCACCGGACCATGTCCGTGCTGATCCCGGCGTCAGCGGGGGTCCCGGGGCCGGGAGACAACAGGATCCCGTCCCGCTCTGCCGCCAGTTCGGTCGCGTCCTCGAGGCTCACGGCATCATTGCGGACCACGAGGGTGTCTGCCCCGAGCTCCCGCAGATACCCCACCAGGGTGTAGACGAAGCTGTCATAGTTGTCGACCACGAGGATCCGGGCGGAGGATCCGGCCCCGGAGACGATGGCGTGGTCCGAGTCGGTGGATGCGGTCGGGGAGGTCATGAGCAGAGGTCCCATCGTATGTCGGGCGGGCAGGGCAGCGGAGGCGGGTCCGGAGGTACTCGACGCATCCTGGCGATCCCCGGATGGTCTCACGGGCGGGCCCATGTCCTCCACCAGTTCGCCGCTAGACTGGGCCGAGTACTTCATCTGAAGCAGACTACGCCGTGACCGGTTCCGGTGCGGCGACGTGACCGAACCATCGTGGACAGGAATCGAAGTGCCCGAGTCGAAGTCCCGCAAGACCGACCAGATCGGCCAGAAGAGCAAGAGTGCTGCGCAGGCCGAGCGAGGCCAGCGCCGGGCCGATCTCCGCGCGGAGAAGCCCGAGCCGGGCCCGCTGCCCACTTGGTACAAGGCCATCATGTTCGGTCTGATGATCATCGGCCTGCTGTGGATCGTCGTCTACTACCTCACCATGGGGGTGGCCCCCATTCCACAGGCCGGTGGCTGGAACATCGGCATCGGCTTCGGCATCGCCTGCGTGGGTTTCCTCATGACCACGCGTTGGCGCTAGACGTTCCTGACCCTACGATCGCGTCGGCGCTAGACGTTCCTGTCCGCGCGATAGAGGTCCCTCAGTAGACACATCTCTGCCCCGTGGTGGATGGCCTCGCGGTTGATGTGCAGGACCAGCTCAAGCATTGAGTGCTCCTTCCACGGTCCTTCGGCTTCTCCGGCGGCTGCGCCGAGCGCACCCGCATCGAGCCTGTCCACCGCATCACACCATGCCGTCACAGCGGCGTCGAGCCTCT of Citricoccus sp. K5 contains these proteins:
- a CDS encoding FtsW/RodA/SpoVE family cell cycle protein, which gives rise to MSQISSTPRPRRNTELVLLILGLCIGTGASLLAGLGMDREITSEYWVQAAVLAIMALVFHLVLRLRARYADPYILPIVVTLNGLGIAMIHRIDVAEGDDAASRQLMWTVVAMGVAIALLWLLKDHRVLRRWPYLFLAASGILLLLPLIPGLGMEINGARIWINLGVGSFQPGEIAKITLAIFFAGYLSANRDLILLAGKKIGPVTFPRFRDMGPLVIAWLISMGVLVFQRDLGSAILFFGLFMAMIYLATSRVSWIILGLVLVAVGGLLAVNTISHVGLRVDAWLHAFDPEVYNRGAGSYQIVQGLFGLASGGLLGTGLGGGRPDIVAYANSDMIIASFGEELGFIGLSAILMLFVLLVTRMLRAALGTRDAFGKLLAAGLAFTMALQCFVVIGGVTMVIPLTGLTTPFMAAGGSSLLANWIVVALVLMVSQSARKPVAVGPMVNASGSGSGHQDRTSGVPVETPAGGVTA
- a CDS encoding penicillin-binding transpeptidase domain-containing protein, with protein sequence MNQAIRNSWVVIVAMFMVLVVAISIIQVIAADALKNNDFNSRQLYQEFGSARGPILVDGNPIAESVESNDDFNYQRVYHDTELYSGLTGFYSLTYGATGLEDKLNRYLAGSTDGQFVDRIVELFSGTQMEGAQVELTIDPEMQELAYSVMPDGVEASVVITDPESGDILAMASKPSYDTNLLATHNGAEASANMEELQSVPGLSPYLNRPTASLPAPGSTFKLIDTVAMLESGEYQPDQVLDVPNSITLPNTNTPLGNFGGGLCGRMDEATLAEIFAQSCNTPFALAAMELGQDRIRTTAENFGFNESFDIPLTVAASQFPEDLDDAALAQSSIGQRDVKATALQMNMVAAAIANDGTMMKPQLIDTIRGSDLTLLEDVQPEVFKRSTTPEIAEQMTELMRGPLDGGTAYRAQSDRVDIAAKTGTAQLGADNDLVNSWITGFAPADDPQVAVTIVYQNIDFDTGSELTSTNLKEIMEAVVTQ
- a CDS encoding protein kinase domain-containing protein; amino-acid sequence: MRPTSGITLGGRYQLTERIAIGGMGEVWKAKDKILGRLTAVKILKEEYTGDANFLRRFRAEAQHTALLNHPGVANVFDYGEEDGSGYLVMELVPGPPLSAILDKEKVLSPDRTLNIIAQTARALSAAHAQGLVHRDVKPGNLLITPHGRVKVTDFGIARIADQVPLTATGQVMGTAQYLAPEQATGQQATGSSDIYSLGVIGYESLVGHRPFSGESQIAIALAQVNDPPPPLPDTIPEPVRALIMSMLAKEADERPANATALAEAAESLRQQDTASAAAAVPGMIPFLTGGAAAAAVAAQGAQTQALTQAVDYSGMSDTHATEVISGASGSEGTGTSALPVAASVGAGSGAGAAGAISATEDPDAYRAGDSSDPDAEGYNEQLDRTAGRKKRSPWTWPMIGLIALIVFVVLGIWLGPQLTGGGGEESSSAPVTSASSSVADSETQSPSPSTSEPTTESPTPTETGPETVSIQAASYQGRDFETVASELRALGMEVEGAEIRNDAPSGTVINLSPSNTDVEVGSLIIVTYSAGPQPTMSAPSTPEEPSTPPESSPTEESETSTPPPTTGTATTAPQSAPSSTLDSTATPTDTDEDPAT
- the pknB gene encoding Stk1 family PASTA domain-containing Ser/Thr kinase — encoded protein: MPHQRILNGRYEVGDLIGRGGMADVFQGRDQKLGRKIAIKLMRPDLARDPQFQSRFRREAQSSAALNHPNIVSVFDTGEERFEDGAYQGVACPFMVMEFVDGRTLRDLLRHDEITVDQAIEWTSGVLAALNYSHEEGIVHRDIKPANIMVTKSGAVKVMDFGIARALSDSAATMTQTQAVVGTAQYLSPEQARGESVDSRSDLYSAGCLLFELLTGRPPFVGDSAVAVAYQHVREEPPVPSTLNPTVSPALDAVVSRALSKDREDRFQSGLEFRASLYRAAEQPDAGPAQHSSPSAAAGDRSGGIAGAAAVGMYPDGATEAMTAVSPRPEGETRAMAAVGNDSGSEPRTERYTGLADDLHSGRHDGELSAPTAATPPAPPEDTGHPLDLGEEPRPGTPKKKRKAHRVWVPILVVILALAAVAGGWFLMEELNRRNVEANQVTVPAVAEMTQIEAQNTLTSAELRPILEEVHDDEVQRDLAVGTEPDSGTVVQKNQEITLFISIGPEQVEIPADLAGQSEATARDTLEGLGLSISSVRYVPSADVPRDRLVGTSPELGATVKSGSTVELQMSSGNVVVPNLVGLTQEEAQAALQELGLQMTVSEVEREAPVEPGTVVSQEQPEGTEVPQDSSVTVEVAKVPEEPTASPSPSSESPSGSPSPSDSASGSPSESPSPSDSSAEASGPQPTGPGNNRGSGQSG
- a CDS encoding aminodeoxychorismate/anthranilate synthase component II, which produces MTSPTASTDSDHAIVSGAGSSARILVVDNYDSFVYTLVGYLRELGADTLVVRNDAVSLEDATELAAERDGILLSPGPGTPADAGISTDMVRWAAEHGKPLYGVCLGHQAISEAHGATVTHAEELMHGKTSRVLHGGHPMFAGVPDPFVATRYHSLAAVRATVPEELEITAETDGGIVMGVAHRSAPLWGVQFHPESVLTEGGYRMLGNWLEYLGMTGAAARADTLSPVMN
- a CDS encoding cell division protein CrgA, giving the protein MPESKSRKTDQIGQKSKSAAQAERGQRRADLRAEKPEPGPLPTWYKAIMFGLMIIGLLWIVVYYLTMGVAPIPQAGGWNIGIGFGIACVGFLMTTRWR